In Amyelois transitella isolate CPQ chromosome 5, ilAmyTran1.1, whole genome shotgun sequence, one DNA window encodes the following:
- the LOC106139092 gene encoding ecdysone-inducible protein E75 isoform X4, producing the protein MVSDMGEDLPILKGILNGVVKYHNAPVRFGRVPKREKARILAAMQQSSTSRAHEALAAAELDDGPRLLARVVRAHLDTCEFTRERVAAMRKRARDCPTYSQPTLACPLNPAPELQSEKEFSQRFAHVIRGVIDFAGLIPGFQLLTQDDKFTLLKSGLFDALFVRLICMFDAPLNSIICLNGQLMKRDSIQSGANARFLVDSTFKFAERMNSMNLTDAEIGLFCAIVLITPDRPGLRNIELVERMHSRLKACLQTVIAQNRSDRPGFLRELMDTLPDLRTLSTLHTEKLVVFRTEHKELLRQQMWGEEEGVSWADSVADESARSPIGSVSSSESGETAGDCGTPLLAATLAGRRRLDSRGSVDEEALGVAHLAHNGLTVTPVRPPPRYRKLDSPTDSGIESGNEKHERIVGPGSGCSSPRSSLEEHSEDRRPIAPADDMPVLKRVLQAPPLYDAGLLMDEAYKPHKKFRAMRRDTGEAEARPVRPTPSPQPPQHPHPASPVHPAHSPRPMRASLSSTHSVLAKSLMEGPRMTPEQLKRTDIIQQYMRRGETSAAEGCPLRAGGLLTCYRGTSPAPQSVLALQVDVAEADAPQPLNLSKKSPSPSPPPPPPRSYMPPMLPA; encoded by the exons ATGGTGTCAGACATGGGAGAAGATTTGCCAATCCTTAAAGGCATCCTCAATGGAGTCGTGAAATATCACAATGctc CCGTCCGATTCGGACGCGTGCCAAAGCGCGAGAAAGCGCGAATCCTTGCTGCCATGCAGCAGTCGTCGACGAGCCGCGCCCACGAGGCACTGGCGGCCGCGGAGCTGGACGACGGCCCCCGGCTGCTGGCGCGGGTGGTGCGAGCTCATCTCGACACCTGCGAGTTCACCAGAGAACGCGTCGCTGCGATGCGCAAGCGTGCTCGCGATTGTCCCACCTATTCACAACCAACTTTG GCATGCCCACTAAACCCGGCGCCAGAGTTGCAGTcagaaaaagaattttcacaAAGATTTGCACACGTGATTCGTGGTGTGATCGACTTCGCCGGTCTCATTCCCGGTTTCCAGCTGCTCACTCAGGACGACAAGTTCACGTTGCTCAAGAGTGGCCTCTTTGATGCGCTATTCGTGCGACTCATCTGCATGTTTGACGCGCCGCTCAATAGCATTATCTGTCTAAACGGCCAGCTCATGAAGCGGGACTCCATCCAGAGCGGTGCCAATGCAAGGTTCCTTGTAGACTCTACATTTAAATTTGCCGAGCGTATGAATTCTATGAACTTAACAGATGCGGAAATCGGCTTATTCTGCGCTATCGTTCTCATTACGCCTGACAGGCCAGGTTTACGGAATATTGAACTAGTTGAGAGAATGCATTCAAGACTCAAGGCGTGCTTACAGACTGTAATCGCACAGAATAGGTCTGACAGACCTGGCTTCCTTCGCGAGTTGATGGATACTCTTCCTGATTTACGAACACTTAGTACACTCCACACGGAAAAGTTGGTTGTATTTCGCACGGAGCATAAAGAGCTGTTGCGGCAACAAATGTGGGGCGAAGAAGAAGGGGTATCATGGGCAGACTCAGTTGCAGATGAATCCGCACGAAGCCCTATAGGGTCAGTATCCAGCAGTGAATCTGGAGAAACGGCTGGTGATTGCGGCACTCCACTTTTGGCCGCAACTCTAGCTGGCAGACGACGCCTCGACTCCCGAGGCTCCGTCGATGAAGAAGCGCTAGGCGTGGCTCATCTTGCTCACAATGGACTCACTGTCACTCCCGTGCGTCCACCGCCACGCTACCGAAAGCTCGATTCGCCTACAGATTCTGGTATCGAGTCTGGCAATGAGAAACATGAGAGAATAGTCGGCCCCGGCTCTGGCTGCTCCAGCCCCAGGTCGTCCCTCGAAGAACACTCTGAGGACAGACGACCAATTGCACCAGCAGACGATATGCCTGTGCTCAAGCGCGTTCTGCAGGCGCCACCTCTATATGACGCCGGTTTGCTAATGGACGAAGCTTACAAACCGCACAAGAAATTCCGAGCAATGCGTCGTGACACAGGTGAAGCCGAGGCACGCCCAGTGAGGCCGACGCCGTCGCCGCAGCCACCGCAGCACCCACATCCCGCGAGTCCTGTACACCCAGCCCATTCGCCGCGGCCAATGCGAGCATCTCTTTCATCAACGCATTCTGTATTGGCTAAAAGTTTGATGGAAGGCCCACGGATGACCCCTGAGCAGCTAAAGCGCACAGACATCATCCAACAGTATATGCGACGCGGTGAGACCAGCGCCGCTGAAGGCTGCCCGCTGCGAGCTGGCGGTCTGCTAACTTGCTACCGGGGTACTTCGCCGGCGCCGCAGTCAGTGCTAGCGCTCCAAGTAGACGTGGCGGAGGCCGATGCGCCACAGCCCTTGAACCTATCCAAAAAGTCGCCATCGCCATCGCCGCCTCCGCCGCCCCCGCGCTCCTACATGCCACCCATGTTACCGGCGTGA